From Pongo pygmaeus isolate AG05252 chromosome 22, NHGRI_mPonPyg2-v2.0_pri, whole genome shotgun sequence, one genomic window encodes:
- the LOC129022529 gene encoding keratin-associated protein 21-1: MCCNYYSNPCGYGSGCGCGCGSGYGCGYGSGYGCGYGTGYGSGSGCVCGYGTGYGCGFGSRCGCGYGTGYGCGYGSGSGYCGYPPFCFRRCYSSC, encoded by the coding sequence ATGTGTTGCAACTACTACAGCAACCCCTGTGGCTATGGCTccggctgtggctgtggctgtggctctGGTTATGGCTGTGGCTATGGCTCCGGCTATGGCTGTGGCTATGGAACTGGCTACGGCTCTGGCTCTGGCTGTGTCTGTGGCTATGGAACTGGCTATGGCTGTGGGTTTGGCTCTCGCTGTGGCTGTGGTTATGGAACTGGCTATGGCTGTGGATACGGCTCTGGCTCTGGCTACTGTGGCTACCCACCATTTTGCTTTAGAAGATGCTATTCTTCCTGCTAA
- the LOC129022528 gene encoding keratin-associated protein 21-2: MCCNYYRNSCGGCGYGSGWSSGCGYGCGYGCGYGSGCRYGSGYGTGCGYGCGYGSGCGYGCGYGSGYGFGSHYGCGYSSSCCGYRPLCYRRCYSSCY, encoded by the coding sequence ATGTGTTGCAACTACTACAGAAACTCCTGTGGAGGCTGTGGATATGGCTCTGGCTGGAGTTCCGGCTGTGGATATGGTTGTGGCTATGGCTGTGGATATGGCTCTGGCTGTAGATATGGCTCTGGCTATGGAACTGGCTGTGGCTATGGCTGTGGATACGGCTCTGGCTGTGGATATGGCTGTGGATATGGCTCTGGATATGGATTTGGCTCTCACTATGGCTGCGGATACAGCTCTAGCTGCTGTGGCTACCGACCACTTTGCTACAGAAGATGCTATTCCTCTTGCTACTAA